From the genome of Acinetobacter sp. TR3:
TGATTGAGAAAGATGAGAGTTTATTGATGGAACTACAAGGCATTTGTCACAAAATGCACGCAGCGCTCAAAACGCATAGTGTAACTGATCAACCAACCAGCAAGGCAAATGTTGAATATAAATTTATATTAGATCGTTCAGAAACTGATCTACCCTTCGTATTAGGTCAAGAATTAGAAATTGAATGGACTGGAAATATTTTTTGTACTTCGTGTGGTGCAAAGACTCCAAAATCATATTCCCAAGGTCACTGTTTCAAGTGCTTCAAGACCAAAGCTGAATGTGATCTTTGTATTATGAAACCTGAGACTTGCCATTATCATCTTGGAACTTGTCGTGAAGATGAATTTGCACACAAGGTTTGTTTCCAACCCCATATTGTGTATCTAGCCAATTCAAGTGCACTAAAAATTGGAATTACTCGTATCGTTAATATGCCAACTCGATGGTTAGATCAAGGTGCAACCCAAGCTTTACCCATTTTAAAAGTTGGTTCACGCCGTTTATCTGGTCATTTAGAAACTTTATTTGGTACACAAATTGCCGATAAGACGGATTGGCGTAAGCTTCTTAAAGGTGAGGCTGAACCATTGAATTTAATTGAGCAACGTGACCAGATTTTGGAAGAATTTGCACCAAAAATTCAAACGATTCGAGATGAGTTTAGCCAAAACTTAGAATTCAATGAAGAACTTGAATTTTTAGAACATGAATTGCCTAAAGAATTTATTTACCCAGTTGAACAATATCCAGAAAAAATTAAGTCCTTAAATTTAGATAAAACACCCAAAATTCGTGGTGTTTTACATGGCATTAAGGGGCAATATTTATTACTCGATATTGGTGTCATCAATA
Proteins encoded in this window:
- a CDS encoding DUF2797 domain-containing protein; this encodes MELQGICHKMHAALKTHSVTDQPTSKANVEYKFILDRSETDLPFVLGQELEIEWTGNIFCTSCGAKTPKSYSQGHCFKCFKTKAECDLCIMKPETCHYHLGTCREDEFAHKVCFQPHIVYLANSSALKIGITRIVNMPTRWLDQGATQALPILKVGSRRLSGHLETLFGTQIADKTDWRKLLKGEAEPLNLIEQRDQILEEFAPKIQTIRDEFSQNLEFNEELEFLEHELPKEFIYPVEQYPEKIKSLNLDKTPKIRGVLHGIKGQYLLLDIGVINIRKYTGYEMILRA